From a single Natronorubrum tibetense GA33 genomic region:
- a CDS encoding polysaccharide lyase has protein sequence MERYRADADDSSPSTEHTRYRGTDDGLGRRSCLKLAGGTLATLGIASGAASGRDDSESGHDLETASDHTAISFDGNWEQWFTNTEGTNTSVTSDSDRSDAVLRVDWPTGEYYGATMEYLMDENHGYQPDSGHVRYWVYFPDDWEFHSDGLGGTKLPGFAGTYQTGDHDIGPGGYGGRPSDGTNGWSSRLFNCRPDRADGNGPIGLGSQVYHAGNGGEHGAHPTWDAALERGTWHQIDQYVEMNTPGREDGVYRGWVDGDLAVEMERLYFRDEGYGDLIGIQALWCNCYFGGDWGSPVDQHMLFDDLELWLWEERP, from the coding sequence ATGGAACGTTACCGAGCGGACGCGGACGACAGTAGCCCCTCGACTGAACACACTCGGTATCGCGGGACTGACGACGGACTCGGTCGACGATCTTGCCTCAAACTGGCGGGCGGAACGCTTGCGACGCTGGGCATCGCGAGCGGGGCTGCGAGCGGACGTGACGACTCGGAGTCCGGACACGATCTTGAGACTGCGTCCGACCACACCGCCATTTCGTTCGACGGAAACTGGGAACAGTGGTTCACGAACACGGAGGGCACCAACACATCGGTGACGTCCGATTCGGACCGCTCGGACGCCGTATTGCGCGTGGACTGGCCGACGGGAGAGTACTACGGCGCGACGATGGAGTACCTCATGGACGAAAACCACGGCTACCAGCCCGACTCCGGCCACGTCCGCTACTGGGTCTACTTCCCCGACGATTGGGAGTTCCACTCCGACGGTCTCGGCGGGACGAAACTCCCCGGCTTCGCCGGCACCTACCAGACCGGCGACCACGACATCGGTCCCGGCGGCTACGGTGGCCGCCCCTCCGACGGCACCAACGGCTGGTCGTCCCGACTGTTCAACTGCCGACCAGATCGGGCCGACGGGAACGGGCCGATCGGTCTCGGCAGTCAGGTCTACCACGCCGGCAACGGCGGCGAACACGGCGCGCACCCGACCTGGGACGCCGCACTCGAGAGGGGAACCTGGCACCAGATCGATCAGTACGTCGAGATGAATACGCCCGGCAGGGAAGACGGCGTCTACCGCGGCTGGGTTGACGGCGACCTCGCCGTCGAGATGGAGAGGCTGTACTTCCGCGACGAGGGGTACGGTGACCTGATCGGCATTCAGGCCCTGTGGTGCAACTGTTACTTCGGCGGCGATTGGGGCTCGCCGGTCGACCAGCACATGCTGTTCGACGACCTCGAACTGTGGCTCTGGGAGGAGCGGCCCTGA
- a CDS encoding polysaccharide lyase, whose product MRRRALLAAVAGTTLAGCFTDDPDYGEVDDVDDLLETADQYNTVSFDEDWERWFTNIFEGSDTTTYTGRSDVPFRVYWPEGEYYGMTMDHFMEEHYDFEPEAAHLRTWMRFPDEWEFYSDGLGGTKLPGFASRFNGSDTEQGGYGGREVDGTNGWSARMFNCRPDRHPEGAGPIALGTQIYHAEADREYGDHPRWDVPLETDTWHRIDQYVEVNAPGESDGAYLAWVDGERAIGVDELYMRDEGYEDIKIESLWFNCYFGGDWGSPVDQHMDFDDLQLWLWSERPSVTASQ is encoded by the coding sequence ATGCGTCGACGTGCCCTCCTCGCTGCGGTCGCTGGAACGACACTAGCGGGATGTTTTACCGACGATCCAGACTACGGCGAGGTAGATGACGTCGACGACCTCCTCGAAACCGCCGATCAGTACAACACGGTATCGTTCGACGAGGACTGGGAACGGTGGTTCACGAACATCTTTGAGGGATCCGATACGACGACGTACACCGGTCGATCGGACGTTCCGTTTCGGGTCTACTGGCCCGAAGGTGAATATTACGGAATGACGATGGACCACTTCATGGAGGAGCACTACGACTTCGAACCCGAAGCTGCCCACCTCCGGACGTGGATGCGGTTCCCGGACGAATGGGAGTTTTACTCGGACGGGCTCGGTGGAACCAAACTCCCGGGGTTCGCGTCGCGGTTCAACGGTAGCGATACGGAACAGGGAGGATACGGCGGTCGGGAGGTTGACGGGACGAACGGATGGTCCGCGCGTATGTTCAATTGCCGGCCCGACCGACATCCCGAGGGAGCGGGGCCGATCGCCCTCGGGACGCAAATCTATCACGCGGAGGCCGACCGCGAGTACGGCGACCACCCGCGGTGGGACGTTCCGCTCGAGACGGACACCTGGCACCGCATCGACCAGTACGTCGAGGTGAACGCGCCCGGCGAATCCGATGGGGCGTACCTCGCCTGGGTCGACGGGGAACGCGCTATCGGCGTCGACGAACTCTACATGCGCGACGAAGGATACGAGGATATCAAAATCGAGTCCCTGTGGTTCAACTGTTACTTCGGCGGTGACTGGGGGTCGCCAGTCGACCAGCACATGGACTTCGACGACCTCCAGTTGTGGCTGTGGAGTGAGCGACCGAGCGTAACGGCGTCGCAGTGA
- a CDS encoding DUF1616 domain-containing protein, producing MAADHSLGPVPFRQLWQIPADLVAVLGVTAVVNAVVFAPIVREIPMLRIPAILVFVLFVPGYAVVAALYPEQGESPPSDESRESDRLRAGIDGSERVALSIGLSAVIVPIVGFLFTFTSWGIQTGPIAIGITAFSLILTGVAVVRRWTIPEAERFRVPYETWLAAARSSVLEPADRADAVLSILLVASVLLAAGSVGFAATNLPQEDDFSTVTLLVEDDGELVADDYPTEFEPGEEQEFVLAIDNHERQTVDYTVVVAEQDAEVRDNETVVHEERELERFEIQLEHDETGTIEHDIDPTGADDEVRIVWLVYLDDNVPSDPSVDDASYHVHLWGESGATETTTDEG from the coding sequence ATGGCCGCCGATCACTCGCTCGGTCCGGTTCCCTTTCGCCAGCTCTGGCAGATCCCCGCGGATCTCGTGGCGGTTCTCGGAGTAACGGCCGTCGTCAATGCTGTCGTGTTCGCGCCGATCGTCCGTGAAATACCGATGCTTCGAATTCCGGCAATTCTCGTGTTCGTGCTCTTCGTTCCGGGCTACGCCGTCGTAGCAGCACTCTACCCAGAGCAGGGGGAGTCACCACCCAGCGACGAATCGAGGGAAAGTGATCGATTACGAGCGGGAATCGACGGTTCGGAACGCGTAGCGCTCTCGATCGGCCTCAGTGCGGTAATCGTTCCGATCGTCGGGTTTCTCTTTACGTTCACGTCGTGGGGGATTCAGACCGGTCCGATCGCGATCGGCATCACTGCCTTCTCGCTGATCTTGACGGGCGTCGCCGTCGTTCGACGGTGGACCATTCCCGAAGCGGAGCGGTTTCGGGTTCCGTACGAAACGTGGCTCGCGGCAGCCCGATCCAGTGTGCTCGAACCGGCCGACCGAGCGGATGCGGTCCTGTCCATCCTGCTCGTCGCATCGGTACTTCTCGCGGCCGGAAGCGTCGGGTTCGCCGCCACGAACCTGCCACAGGAAGACGATTTTTCGACCGTCACGCTCCTCGTCGAGGACGACGGTGAACTGGTTGCCGACGACTATCCGACCGAGTTCGAGCCCGGTGAGGAGCAGGAGTTTGTTCTCGCGATCGACAATCACGAACGCCAGACGGTGGATTACACCGTCGTCGTCGCCGAACAGGACGCCGAGGTCCGTGATAATGAAACCGTAGTGCACGAAGAGCGGGAGCTCGAGCGGTTCGAGATTCAACTCGAGCACGACGAAACGGGAACGATCGAACACGATATCGACCCGACGGGAGCGGATGACGAGGTTCGAATCGTGTGGCTGGTGTATCTGGACGACAACGTTCCGTCCGACCCATCAGTAGACGACGCGAGTTATCACGTTCATCTATGGGGAGAATCGGGTGCGACTGAAACGACGACTGACGAGGGGTAG
- a CDS encoding carboxylate--amine ligase, with amino-acid sequence METISIVNDRMKLYDNAVEAEVPVPETWCIDEFDQWDDEFIIKSRYNLLTAEQVPSYQSNESGIEKGIVHVESGAKPNRNSIITEMNHKPIVQKYVRNDAQYVFGALYDDGEPQVTFQHRQIRGDSYTGGGGVYRESMYDPDLEAVGRRLLEHLDWHGIACIEFAKDSETGEYKLLEINPRFWQSLSCAVRAGADFPTYYWMQATGRTEAIDPGYVNGIRSHYLYGEICHLSSVLFDSSVLVDRPSLPIKTWKILSSCLMTPRFDVVHIDDPVPTVRSLRRVLRNRLMK; translated from the coding sequence ATGGAAACAATCAGTATCGTCAACGATCGGATGAAGCTCTACGACAACGCCGTCGAGGCAGAGGTTCCGGTCCCCGAAACCTGGTGTATCGATGAATTCGATCAGTGGGACGACGAGTTCATCATCAAATCGCGATACAATCTTCTTACGGCAGAGCAGGTTCCGTCGTACCAATCGAACGAATCTGGAATCGAAAAGGGGATCGTCCACGTCGAATCCGGCGCCAAACCTAATCGAAATTCGATCATTACCGAAATGAATCATAAACCGATCGTCCAAAAGTACGTGCGAAACGACGCACAGTACGTGTTCGGTGCACTATACGACGACGGAGAGCCGCAGGTGACGTTTCAACATCGACAGATTCGCGGCGACTCCTACACTGGCGGTGGTGGCGTCTATCGAGAGTCGATGTACGATCCGGATCTTGAGGCTGTTGGTCGTCGACTCCTGGAGCATCTCGACTGGCACGGAATCGCGTGTATCGAATTCGCGAAGGACAGCGAGACGGGCGAGTACAAACTCCTGGAGATCAACCCGCGTTTCTGGCAATCACTCTCCTGTGCAGTTCGTGCAGGTGCTGATTTCCCGACGTACTACTGGATGCAAGCAACCGGTAGGACTGAGGCGATCGATCCGGGATACGTGAACGGAATCAGAAGTCATTACCTCTATGGCGAGATCTGTCACCTGTCGAGCGTTCTATTTGATAGTTCGGTACTGGTCGATCGCCCGTCGTTGCCGATCAAAACGTGGAAAATCCTCAGTTCCTGTCTCATGACTCCCCGATTCGATGTCGTACATATCGACGACCCGGTCCCGACCGTGCGTAGTCTTCGTCGAGTCCTTCGAAACAGGCTGATGAAGTGA
- a CDS encoding IS6 family transposase: MPENARLSSSIGQIDLDFVEREATPRLLMKLSIQLHLAGLSLSNTVRILEIFGVNRARSTVHNWVHKADLQPDSGRDPDQVAVDETVIRLNDEQYWLYAAVDPESNELLHTQLEPTRTKVIASSFIAELREKHDVDDAVFLVDGDKALNYACQRHDLDFRYERHGNRNSVERVFREIKRRTSSFSNCFSHAHAETAGEWLRSFAFAWNQLI, from the coding sequence ATGCCCGAAAACGCACGCCTCAGTTCTAGTATCGGCCAAATTGACTTGGATTTTGTGGAGCGAGAGGCAACACCGCGACTGTTGATGAAGCTCAGTATTCAGCTTCATCTCGCTGGCCTCTCGCTTTCAAATACTGTTCGCATTCTCGAGATATTCGGTGTTAATCGAGCTCGGTCCACCGTCCATAATTGGGTTCACAAAGCTGACCTACAGCCAGATTCTGGTCGGGATCCGGATCAGGTTGCGGTTGACGAAACCGTGATCCGACTCAACGACGAGCAGTACTGGCTGTATGCTGCGGTGGATCCCGAGTCAAACGAATTGCTCCATACACAGCTTGAACCGACCAGAACCAAAGTGATAGCAAGTTCATTCATTGCGGAACTGCGCGAGAAACACGACGTCGATGACGCCGTGTTTCTCGTCGACGGCGACAAAGCACTGAACTACGCCTGCCAACGACATGATCTCGATTTCAGATACGAACGCCACGGAAATCGGAACAGCGTCGAACGTGTCTTTCGAGAAATAAAACGACGAACTTCTTCGTTTTCAAACTGCTTTAGTCATGCACACGCGGAAACAGCTGGTGAGTGGCTTAGATCGTTCGCCTTTGCATGGAATCAGCTTATCTGA
- a CDS encoding DUF4330 family protein produces MPLIDDDGNLFGAVNVIDAIIVVVLLAVVVAGIAVVAALGGSESETRYATIELENQPDYVVERIDEGDVATFEGSGDSITVTDVQITPSAANEGNSSQPDVTIRTEVDGERIEDEDREEDQFQVAGNPVMLGNEIQLDMGAYATSGTVTDLGHDGETLSDAEGATTTRAAVELENVRPSVADGLGEGMSETMRGETVATVEDVESEPASIVLQSEDGNIYEREHPQNRDVTIVVELQTTETETGIEFRGERLGVGSSIVLNFDGMTVQGEVSAVE; encoded by the coding sequence ATGCCGCTGATCGACGACGACGGGAACCTCTTCGGGGCCGTCAACGTCATCGACGCGATCATCGTCGTCGTGTTGCTCGCTGTGGTGGTCGCGGGGATCGCGGTCGTCGCGGCCCTGGGCGGCAGCGAATCGGAGACGCGGTACGCAACGATCGAACTCGAGAACCAGCCCGACTACGTCGTCGAGCGAATCGACGAGGGCGACGTCGCGACGTTCGAGGGGTCCGGTGACTCGATCACCGTGACGGACGTCCAGATCACGCCGTCGGCGGCGAACGAGGGGAATAGCAGCCAGCCCGACGTGACGATCCGTACAGAGGTCGACGGCGAGCGTATCGAGGACGAGGACCGGGAGGAGGATCAGTTCCAGGTCGCCGGTAATCCGGTCATGCTCGGGAACGAGATCCAGCTCGATATGGGCGCGTACGCCACGAGCGGGACGGTGACCGATCTCGGACACGATGGGGAGACGCTCTCGGACGCCGAGGGGGCCACCACGACGCGAGCGGCGGTCGAACTCGAGAACGTCCGGCCGTCCGTTGCGGACGGGCTGGGGGAAGGGATGTCCGAGACGATGCGCGGCGAGACGGTCGCGACCGTCGAGGACGTGGAAAGCGAGCCGGCGTCAATCGTCTTACAGAGCGAGGACGGCAACATCTACGAGCGCGAGCATCCGCAGAATCGGGACGTGACGATAGTCGTCGAGTTGCAGACGACGGAAACCGAGACCGGCATCGAGTTCCGGGGTGAGCGACTCGGCGTCGGCTCGTCCATCGTGCTCAACTTCGACGGGATGACCGTTCAGGGCGAGGTGTCCGCTGTTGAGTGA
- a CDS encoding DUF7557 family protein produces MSHQIRLEDDVYERIKANKRDDESFSDAVDRLIGGRSLRDLRTVFDEDQVSEMRDAIAAADQADRDEVREVAERFE; encoded by the coding sequence ATGTCACATCAGATCCGTCTTGAAGATGACGTATACGAACGCATCAAAGCGAACAAACGTGATGATGAGTCATTCAGCGACGCCGTGGATCGTCTTATCGGTGGGCGGTCACTCCGCGATCTCCGCACTGTCTTCGACGAAGACCAGGTGAGCGAGATGCGCGACGCGATAGCGGCCGCTGATCAGGCAGACCGCGATGAAGTACGGGAGGTCGCAGAGCGCTTCGAATGA
- a CDS encoding PIN domain-containing protein, whose amino-acid sequence MIVDTSFVLDVIDDVEPAVQKEQELEAESIPLVIPSMTVLELYIGVGKVANTLEERQKVEAVLDSYPVVDMTPSISRRAGRLLGERMADAAKGKGPGIGKGDAAVAATALERDEPVLAGDGHFGNIPGVTHETYR is encoded by the coding sequence ATGATCGTTGATACGAGCTTCGTTCTGGATGTCATCGACGACGTCGAACCCGCTGTCCAGAAAGAACAGGAGCTCGAAGCCGAGAGCATCCCGCTGGTGATCCCCTCGATGACCGTATTGGAGCTCTACATCGGCGTCGGGAAGGTGGCGAACACCCTCGAAGAACGTCAAAAGGTAGAAGCCGTACTCGATTCCTATCCAGTAGTGGATATGACTCCGAGCATCTCTCGCCGCGCTGGGCGACTGCTCGGTGAGCGAATGGCCGATGCGGCCAAAGGAAAGGGGCCTGGTATCGGGAAAGGAGATGCAGCAGTCGCAGCAACTGCTCTGGAACGTGATGAGCCTGTTCTCGCTGGTGACGGACACTTCGGGAACATCCCCGGAGTCACCCACGAAACGTACCGGTAA
- a CDS encoding helix-turn-helix domain-containing protein: protein MSDISAHSKADREENPLERQRELMELLSQETRHSIIQVLLGHPEALASAGEINHFIPSKSKKTVEEQLGVLVEAGILEIYEYPPNKEKRGLPWKFYGFTEYSVGILVDFNYLEGVPMARAVHQKTRTPEKIERHETAPRPPLPESVRTAFRLDEKAE, encoded by the coding sequence GTGTCCGACATCTCCGCGCACTCCAAAGCCGACCGGGAGGAAAACCCCTTGGAGCGGCAGCGAGAGTTGATGGAGTTACTGTCGCAGGAAACCCGCCACAGCATCATTCAGGTTCTCTTGGGGCACCCAGAGGCTCTCGCGTCAGCGGGTGAAATCAATCATTTCATTCCGAGCAAATCGAAAAAGACCGTGGAAGAGCAGCTGGGCGTGCTCGTCGAAGCGGGCATCCTCGAAATCTACGAGTACCCACCAAACAAGGAGAAGCGTGGCCTGCCGTGGAAATTCTACGGTTTCACCGAATATAGTGTCGGTATCCTCGTGGACTTCAACTATCTCGAGGGCGTCCCAATGGCGCGAGCCGTGCACCAGAAAACGCGAACGCCCGAGAAAATTGAGCGGCACGAAACGGCCCCTCGACCACCCCTCCCAGAATCAGTCCGGACGGCGTTTCGGCTTGATGAAAAAGCGGAGTAA
- a CDS encoding AbrB/MazE/SpoVT family DNA-binding domain-containing protein, translating to MPSNTNGAGEERIVSVTEKGQATIPKRLREKHGIPVPGRVKFVENEAGEIVVRPVGSMREFRGLERDGEEELPATAVLRDERERDTRRSEAVVEKFDDEDAG from the coding sequence ATGCCGAGTAATACCAACGGAGCCGGTGAGGAGCGAATCGTCTCCGTCACCGAAAAGGGGCAGGCGACGATTCCGAAGCGGCTTCGAGAGAAACACGGGATCCCGGTGCCCGGACGGGTGAAGTTCGTCGAGAACGAGGCCGGTGAGATCGTCGTCCGGCCGGTCGGCTCGATGCGGGAGTTCCGCGGCCTCGAGCGAGACGGCGAGGAGGAGCTCCCGGCGACAGCCGTCCTTCGCGACGAGCGGGAGCGAGATACGCGGCGATCCGAAGCAGTAGTCGAGAAGTTCGACGACGAGGACGCGGGATGA
- a CDS encoding MarR family transcriptional regulator has protein sequence MVERVPWMAPVDYEILLFFDEHPIQVSPKVVAANIDYDRQYVGKRCGTLADAGLLESVGTGLYALTETGHAYLEGELDVSELEMEE, from the coding sequence ATGGTCGAACGGGTCCCGTGGATGGCTCCTGTTGACTACGAGATTCTGCTCTTTTTCGACGAGCATCCTATCCAAGTGTCTCCAAAGGTAGTTGCAGCGAATATCGACTACGATCGCCAGTATGTGGGCAAGCGATGCGGGACACTCGCTGATGCAGGACTGCTGGAATCCGTTGGAACTGGCCTCTATGCGCTTACGGAAACTGGGCACGCGTATCTCGAGGGTGAGCTAGATGTGAGCGAACTCGAGATGGAAGAATAG